The DNA sequence GATTGCCTTGGAAGATTTTCCTATAACTTGTAACCTGCGACCACAGTCTACAGATTTGTCTTAACCATTTATTATATCTTCTAACTTGCGACCCTTCCAACCTGCGACCACAAGTAATGGTTTCTGACTTAGAATAATTTCTCTCTTGTCTCCAATAGTTGTATCAAAAACATTTCTTCTATTTAACTGAATTAATTCTTTTATGATATGTTGATacttggtgcactggtctggttcacaaacaactaacatGAACTGACTTAATTCAATTTCCTTGACAATTCTGAGCTAATACATCTTGGATGATTGTTCATGGCTTCaatcactgaacccttgatcttgAATACTTTAAATCAAATCATTTCACTGAAACTGAAAGTCCTTTGAcaattgacatcttattcttcatggaggcttcaacatgttattgaacttcttcccatgacctAGTTATAGACTTAGAACATTAATTccaacttttgattctttgtatttatcaAATCTTCATCTTCAGGGTTCTTATGCTTCACAATTTAATATAGTTTATCTGTTTATGTTTCAtattgagttataattcctcgattacataTTACGTTACACTATGCTTTACAACCGCTCAAATTAAgtcttatattattttatataaaatatactaCCCGGATATCCAAATATGATCCATGACTCATATTCGATTCAACCTCTtatgtaaaatatatttttaacctattatatttataagtaaataattattttataaattttaatatctTATATAAGTTTTAATTTCCTAAAAAGTATACTTACattgttattatttttatatatttatatttattttaatactAATAATTATACGATGATGTGTAAAATTATAATACCGCAAGTGCACGGTGTCTGTTGTTAGCGGATACAAACAAGTACGGGTCGTATCCACAAGGAGACTGTttcaaggattttaattcaaCCACTACATATTGTTTCTGGATTAAAACGAGCGTTGTGAATTTTTAGCTAACTAAATAATGCAAATTTAATGTGGTTAAAATCAAATAACTAAAGTCTAGGGAAATGTAGGTTGACCATTCTTACACCAAAATATTCACATAAATATAACAATTTATTGGGTCGAGTAACTAAAGTGATAGTTAATCTCTCTCAAGCATTAATACCTTCAGAAATCCAATTATGTTCTCGCACTAATCCTCAATTCTGCTAATCGTATGTGTGCCTCTAGCGAGTAAAATCTCTCGATCTATTACCCCTATTTGCGTACAATTAATTCACGATATTGGCCAATTACATAGATTAAACAATAAAGCATATAAATTAGAATCACTATTTACTCATTAAACTACTAACAAATCAAAGAGTTGTCATGGTGCATACATGGCTTTCCTTAAGCCCTTTAATAAGACTACTCACTCATATTAACAATGAAAGCAACAAGATTAAAGAAGAAAGCCATAAAAGATATATGCTAATAAATAAGAAGAGATAGAAATACCTTAAACATTGTATAAAGGAAAAAAATGAATCCAAGGTTAATCCAAGTGCATACAATGGGAAGAAAAACAAAACCTTAGCTATGTGTATCTACGTCCGTATCTATTCCCTCTCCCCAGACTAATGATAAAAACTCCCAATAAAATTAAATGTATCCTCCAATAATAATATGATCCTATTTATTAAacgaaggtacataaagacaattgttcaaaaccaaaatcatATCAGAATCAagagataaatgaataactcctactgcaactactgctactttcatagcatctcccatgaacacatatatctcaccatctctaagcattttGGATAGTTGAAatccctgcatagaattacaaacatgattagtggctcctgtatctacacaccaagtgctcgtagatatagcctctatatatgtttctgtaactagagaaatagacataccagtattgtttatcttcttaggaagaggacaattctgtttccagtgacctgactgctTGCACCagaagcactttcccttaggttTTTTCACACCACCTTGAACTCTCACTGCATTCGCATCTTTCTGTGTCTGagtatttttcttcttcttcttcttacctttcggtttagaggaagaacctttctcagccacattcacttgaacaatctgccgaaataatccttcagctgcctgaagttctgttaGAAGTTCCGCGAGACTACATaacctcttgttcatgttgtaattcaagcaaAACTGTTCAACACTCTTAGGTAAGCTCATAAGGacaatgtcaatctgggtttccccgtcaagttcagtaccaaggatctctatctcattcagatgagacatctGAAGAGTTTCGTGCACATAAACGCAACtaaaacagtaattaaaaacgtgaaaaagcagaattttcgaaacccaccgcgggatccatgcgaaaaatagatatttaatccGTAGATcatcagattgtttaccttaagaaattttacaaattggttgactaatggagatccaaagcttgtttcaatcaccatgcatcccgctctcgcgatctacgctctatcggtatccacacgaatgcttgaactcaacattcttgtatagaaatataatgacttcaggtctaaaaccattacatcattatcactgtgagaattacttataacacaacaaacatgtagaatctcaaATTGGGTctttccagcaccatgtacatatacatctgcctgcgtttttgactttagtatcactatacctatgatcaatgagatgtgatcatcagtcaacaaacacaccagtcttaatgcattattattgtcccttaataataatactcgactagggacctttaggaatattgatactattctcataatctcatttccaAGTCACGTagttagagatatagaattgcatatcatattccaaggacatttattaatctaatatttatatcgcggtaaattaagaattaataaattataaagagaataatcgatagaacataaacattaataattctaatgtcttaaactaaaatatcatagtgttgtctttAGGTTACAAACACTAAcaacatcatcttgagaacatgatcccttacaggcgTTCCTTCAGTCATCTTAGTGTttattaaagccttcatggctacttgcctagcagccctattttGATTTCATAAAGCCCGTGGCGCCGCAATGATcatcatttatttatttacttacgattttttttgaaattttaatatttttgaaatattttaatcAATATAAATTTGTATGATTGGATTTCTGCCGTACATAAAATAAATAGACAAATATTTTACTTAGTTCAAGTAAAATAATTTTTGGGATGTGGATTAGAATTCTTTTGATAAAATTGGACTAGGGTGAATTTTTAGATGATTAATAGGAGAAATACTAGAGACCTGACAATAATATGTGACTCTACTTTCAATAATTACGTTATTTTATAATTGTTTTGATTCAAATTTTGGGTTATGTAATATTACTTTTAATCTTTCTTGACTTGATTTAATTAGGTGACTCTCGAATCTAGGGTTCATATCCACCGATTCTCCATTTTTCGGTCCTTCCTCCCTCTCCCCCTTTATTCTTTCACGTCAtctttttatttgtttttatAATAAAACCAAGACTTAATTCTTTTTAGATGAAATCTTTTTAAATAACTTGTTATCAAGGTTGTCATGTGCTCATCTTTTTGGGATGTTAATGTTCAGTTTTGATATTTCTGTGTGTCATGTTACGGTTTCCGTATTTTTTATGAGAAAAAAATTCTATGATATTTTGGGAGATTCTCAAAACTTGGATCAAATCTGGGATGGTGTTGGATATTGTAAGAGTTTACATTTCACAACAAAAAATTGCAAATAATTCTGAGTATTGGACTACATATGATACTTATGTGAAAGTCAATTGTGATGATATTAGTTTCACAAATATTATAGGTTGCATTACTCGAGATGTCATTGTAATATTTTTTAGATCGAAGAATTTGCATATCCCAGATGTTAAGCAATCTGAAAACAAAACAACTATTTATTTAGCTTGTTTTTTGTTTCACAATCAGATTGTATTTGACGGTTCAGAAGTTTGTTCCGgttgtattttaatattttaatgaaattttcGCTTGTTTATCGAAACAAAAATTAGGTGCCAATTTTaaatttttgattttattttgatataaaattaaacacgttagaaattaaaatatttatcaGGAATCTGGTTTTGCTAGACGACCGGTTATATGATTATCATTCTATTAGCTATATACATTTATACCTCAAACTTGTCGATGGAGATATAATCTTCTTATACCACAAAATTAATTTAGAGGGCGTTTGaaaacttgtattttattttaaataagaGATTAATATTTTTTATCGTAGGTAGCTCGGAGCCGCTATCATTTGGTTGCGCACTAGGTAAATCCTACGGTTCAAATGACATGATTTGAGTTGTTATTTCAAATTATCATGTATATACTAATATTTGAATGTTCTGGATTTCATTTccaaatttttaaacaatttatTTGATCAAATTCAGAATTTCAAATGAAAGTTAATTTTCCAAACGGGCCATTAGCATTACATGTTTTCGGAATGTAAGATAAAAATGGAAAATGACTTGTTTTTCTTCCTTtcctaatatttttaaaatggaaagaaaattttgaatataaaaaaaaattcccAAATCTGTagtttttttttcttaaaaatactCAGAAATAAGCtcaaaaaattaattatttatatttctttttaacACAAATAGAAGTTTTTGAAAAAATCAACAATACTAATCCGTAAATAGGCATTTCATAATTGAATAATTGATTTGTTAGTTGCGTATCTCATTTGATTTGTTAGTTGTGTTTCTCAATTATTTTTATATGGAACGAgttgagttctatggagtccacctttttgtcggagtcctcggagtccatttATGTtatgcaaataaaatatattataaaacatgttattttgcaaaacatgttacacaaatagcataaattcaacaaaatcatgcaaatctcatatatttagagtataatatatatgttctgcaatatgttctgcaacatgaatatttatgttctgcaaactaaacatgttttgtagaataatatatttttgcaatgttctgcttgtaaaatgtatgcaatctgcaatatttttaatagaatagtgatatttgtcaaaaaataataggttttgcaatattttaagctatattttagtTGCAGAACATATATGAACTCCAAGTACTCCAATTAAatgtggactccatagaactttactctgAAACTTGGTATTGAAATATCTCATTAAATTTCCATTTTTTGTCGGTTTACAAATATGCATTTGAGCATCTTATATAAAATAAGATACCCATTCCTAAGTACGAATTTGAGAGTATAaagttattattaattttaaaattgttctaatTCTAATTAGAATGAATGATATATAAAATTATTCATCTTATGTAATGataaataattttgattttgaCGAAGTGTAGCAAGATGCAAACTAGGGCTTTAAATTAATACGTACTATCCGTATCTCAACTTATATTTAGCTTAAAAATATGATTATATCcctttttaaaattatttcaagtCTGGCAAAAAAATTTAAATTCGAATATAATATGATTCCGGATATTAGCACTCATATATCGCTCAAATTAAgtcttatattattttatataaaatgaTACTATCCGAATATCCAAATATGATCAATGTTTCATATTCGATTCGACCTCTTACGTAGAATATATTTTTAGTCTATTATATTTGTAACTGAATAAttgttatataatttttaatatattatataagTTTTAATTTCCTACAAATATGACTTacattattattatttttataatataatatttattttaatactAGTAAATATACGAATAGTCAAAATTAAAATGATGCTTAGTATCAATCAATAATATTTGACTCATATGTGATGGATCATAAACTATCAGATTAGAAAGTAAAAATATAATACAGACTTATATTTGATTTGAATCAGGTTCTCAAATACCTAGTATTAGTTTGTATCTGAATAATACAATTACATACCCAAATCCTGACTCAGTTTGCACATAATATGATTACGGATCCAAATTTAAAcacattaaaattaaaaaaataccaTACTTGATTATGTGGTGTCCGGTTCTACCCGTATCATTTTACAACCGCACTCAAACCAACTCGAAAAAGAATAATAATTATCAATATTTTcaaatgtaaattaacaattaaaatattaatttttgtatAACCATATTTAATTCACATTTAACAATTCAACACCGAAAAATTTAATGCACATAAATTATTTCTCATTATTTTCTCATGAAATAAACAGCTCCCTCGCCAACCACAGACTCGAAACAAGGATAAGCTAAAACAACAACATCCTCATTTTTCCACATCTCGCACCTCAAAAAATGCTCCTCCACGGCAACTTCACCACCCCTCTCCACTCCTTCCTCCGCCACCCTACCGCCCCTACCCACCCCACCCCCCTCACCATCACAAACTACTCCATCTCCGACCAAGAACTCTCTACACGTGGCTTCACGCTCCACCGTACGATCACTCACCTAAACCTCGACGACCTCAACTCCATTTTCGTAGCCGTTGGATTCCCTCGTCGCCACCCCGACAAAATACGTGTTGCATTGGAACACACGGACTCTTTGTTGTGGGCCCAGTACGAGAAAACACAAAAGCCTGTTGCGTTTGCACGTGCCACGGGGGATGGTGTGTTTAATGCAATAATATGGGATGTGGTGGTGGACCCCAGTTTCCAAGGGATTGGATTAGGGAAAGTGTTGATGGAGAGATTAGTGGAGGAGCTTGTTAATAAAGGGATTAGTAATATTGCTTTGTATTCGGAGCCCCGGGTTCTTGGGTTTTATAGGCCTTTGGGTTTTGTTGCGGACCCGGATGGGATCCGAGGGATGGTTTATTCTAGGAAGGGTAAAAAGAAATAGGCAGTGTGTTTTGTACAGAGATTGTATTTCATAGTATGAATGAAATGTTATGAATAAATTGCTCGTCCTCCTTTTTGTATGTTTTCTCCCTCTAAACTTGTGGATTTATTTGTTTAATGTTTAATTTGCTCCTATTACTACTGTCCATGTAGGCCCAGACCAGACCGGAAACTGTTTTTTTTAGGAAAATGTTAAGGGTACTAAATTTGTTACAAAAAAAGTTATAAAATGACAAGTGTCAAATTTTTATTGGCTAAATGAAAATGGACCCCTATAtttatatcaaaaacatcaaTTAAATCATTCCAAACTGTCACACCAACCATGACACATCATTTTGTAACAATTTTTTGTGCCTTTAGCACTATTCTTTTTTTAATATAGTGGATTAAATGATGTATTTTTTAGTGTCGATCCTAAGACCGGGCTGTACCGTAAAAATATTGAATTGGACCAATCTGGACCGACATTGACCGTTCAATTAAAAATCTTATACATTTTATGATACAAGTATAAATTAAATACATTATTTAATAGTTTTTTTTAATATCGTGTATCGGATGATATATTTTTGAGAGTCGGTCCTAAGACCAGGTTGGACCGTAAAAATATTAAATTGGACCGATCTGGACCGACATTGGCCGGTCAATTAAAAATCTTTTACAGTTTATAATATAAGTATGAATTAAATACCATATTTAATAAAAATTACTGGAATTGTAAAAAACACTTTTTGAAAAATTGAGTTTATTACAAATTAGGGTATGGCCCCAAACATAAAATTTCAGAAATCTAAACAAGAAGTTGCAAAcaatattaaaattaacaagtgccCAATGTcaatgatgttaaatcctgctAGTCTGCTCAGACTAATATTTGATACTGCTCCAAGAGATCTCTTTTTGCTCAGCTGCTCTAGTCCTGAAGCTTCAATTATTCCAGCTGAACACGAGTCATGCTAGTTATCCAAAAATTAATATCAAAATGGTTTATATCTGTAAAGAACAATGATTGTGAACTACTTTTTTGGGAAGAATTCCTAAAAAATTGCAGAATGACCTGACAACTGATGCATGATATTTTAATTGGGCTTATTTATGTGAATATATAGTCTCATTTCAATTAAAACCCAGcatatgaaaaaaaaaattgtataCAATTATGTATATTTTCCTATATATATCAGTGCTTAAACTTGCTAAACCGAACTTATCATAAGGATCATCAATCAAATTATGGTTGAATATACTGGACACTTGGAATAGACAAATTTTCCCAGCCACATTCTTATATGGAATTAGCAAATTGTTAAATATATAGCTAAAATGACAAAACAGGAAAAAGAGGTGGACAGCTGTACAAGTTAAAGAGATGAATTAGGCGCGAAAGTTAGTTAGGAGTGGGAGGATAGATCTGAAATGTATAAAAACCAAAAACTCTACTTCTGAAAACATATAACACAATCCAGAACTTATTATATTGTATCTTCATCTTATTCAATGATAATCATCTAATTTTCTTTGATAATTACTGTAAATATATGCTTCTAACATGATATCAGAGCCTGCAATAACTTGATCCATCATCTCAAGCATACAAAAAGCTGTTGATTTTCATTGTGATTCATGGATTAGTGTTCGTTATCATCATAGTTACGCTCGAGCATCGTAGATCTCCATTATTGTTCTGCATCATCATCTGGTGATGTTCTTATTCTAAAACTTCTATCAGATACGTATATTTCTTCCGTTACAATTGAGGCCTTCAATTCTATCTGCAAGTCAATTAAGATTGTTTGCTGTTTTTTTTATCAGTTAAACAAGCAAATCTTTGTATCTTCTATCATTATGCACACTAAGTGTTTGTAAAAATGACTACTGCGTCATATTCTACTGCTGCAATGGGATCGACATCTACAACAACTCTGTTAGATGTTAATCATCCATATTTTCTGCATCCTTCGGATAATCCAGGGATGATACTTACAACTGTGATTTTAGACGAAAGCAACTATAGTCAGTGGAAAAGGTCAATGGAAATTGCATTGTCTTCTAAACTTAAACTTGGATTTGTTGATGGGACATATGCACAACCTGCTGCTAATACTCCTCTTTTTGCCCATTGGATACGCTGTAACAATATGGTTACATCCTAGTTGCTAAATTATGTTGTCGTAAACATTCACAATAGTATTGTGTATGTGAGATCTGCAAAGTTGATTTGGGATGATTTACAGACTCGATATGCTCAAACAAATGTCCCTAAATTGTTTAGTCTTAGAAAAGAAATCTCACATTTGTCTCCAGGTACTCTGTCCATAGCTGGTTATTTCACCAAGTTTAAGACCATAAATGATGAACTGGAGTGTCTTGCCGCTACTCCAAGGTGCACATGTGCTCACTGTACTTGTGCAGTGAACTCTAAATTGGATACTCATGAGAGAATGATTCAGAACACACAGTTTTTGATGGGCTTGAGTGAACAGTTTACAAATATTAGAGGTCAGATCTTACTTATGAATCCTCTACCTTCTTTGAGTCAATGCTATGCAATGCTGCTTCAGGATGAAAATCAGAGAGAAGTGAGCAGTCAGTCTCATCTCAGTGCTGAAAATATTGCTATGTCAGTTAGGACAAAGTCTCAGTTtcagaaattttttaaaaagaATATCTCAGATGCTCCCGTCTATTGTGAATACTGCCATATGACTGGTCATACTAAAGACAAATGCTTCTGTCTTCATGGATATCCTCTTTGGCACAAGGTTCATGGCAAGCCAAAGCCCAAACCAAAGAATTTATCAGCTCGTAATGTTCTTTCTGCTCAAGTTTAGGGAGAAAGCTCAAATAACACAGATGCATATAAGAATGTCAGTACTGAAGGGTCTTCTGTTGGTCTTAATAATGACAAGTTCACTGAAGGTCAGTGTCAGCAGATTATGCAGATGTTGCAACAAACTCTAAGGAACACCAATGCAAATGGCTCAGGATCTGCACCTGCTTATTTTGCTGTTAACAGTACTCAGTTTGCAGGTACTTCATTTCACTTTGCTAGTCCTGTCAATATTGTTTCACAAAATACTAGTGATTGGATAATTGATACTGGAGCCACAAATCATGTGACTCCTTACAAACATCTCCTTCATGATTTGAGGCCTTGCAGTTCTAAACTGTATTTACCTAATGGAGATTGTGCTGAGGTTACTCATTTAGGATCTATATTTCTACATGATCAGATCCATTTACAGAATGTACTCTGTGTTCCTAAGTTTCAATACAACTTATTATCCATAACAAAACTTCTCACTAACAGTACTGCTTCTGTGATGTTTCATCTTGACAAATGTTATCTTCAGGCCCCTACCTTGATGAGGGACCTCGAGATTGGTAAGGCTGTCAATGGACTTTACATTCTTAATGCTTCTGCTCTCAATTCTGCAACTCTCTCCTATGCCTCTACTTGTGCTGCTATTTCAGTGAACTCTTCTACTACTGATCTCTGGCATG is a window from the Apium graveolens cultivar Ventura chromosome 1, ASM990537v1, whole genome shotgun sequence genome containing:
- the LOC141673701 gene encoding GCN5-related N-acetyltransferase 1, chloroplastic, which gives rise to MLLHGNFTTPLHSFLRHPTAPTHPTPLTITNYSISDQELSTRGFTLHRTITHLNLDDLNSIFVAVGFPRRHPDKIRVALEHTDSLLWAQYEKTQKPVAFARATGDGVFNAIIWDVVVDPSFQGIGLGKVLMERLVEELVNKGISNIALYSEPRVLGFYRPLGFVADPDGIRGMVYSRKGKKK